A window from gamma proteobacterium SS-5 encodes these proteins:
- the lnt gene encoding apolipoprotein N-acyltransferase: MKSLQNTSGPGPGLLARLPAGPWSYPLAFAAGALGVLGFAPFAWFPLLALGQGLLFWLLLDASPRRGLGLGYAYGLGLMGLGVSWLRISLAEFAYVPPWLAGLYTLGFVLCMALYYGLAGWAIARLGQGRGLRARLLLLAPSVWLLLEWLRGWLFTGFPWLQTGYAWIDSPLAGFAPLFGAQGMGLLGLWLAAALAWLLIGPRRLQALGLLALIPLAGLLLQQASWSQPLGGPFRVSLIQANIPQSLKWKPDHLRESVAAHLALTRQHWDSQLIIWPETAVPAMAGRVQTSLLQPLDQEARARDLELLIGIPRERPGSAQYFNSLQNLGGTGAHYAKRHLVPFGEYVPLPGLLQPLVDGLGVEMVDFVPGEGPSWLPVLGRLAGISICYEVVFANLVRQALPQAGFLVNVSNDGWFGDSLAPWQHLQIARMRALETGRYLLRATNTGISAIIRPDGSLQAQSGLLQSGVVSGQVQPRQGATPYVRWGDGPALALAILGLLLSARLPPMPPRQRHSRGR, from the coding sequence ATGAAATCTCTTCAGAACACTTCGGGACCGGGGCCTGGACTACTGGCAAGGCTTCCCGCCGGCCCCTGGTCCTATCCCCTGGCCTTTGCCGCCGGTGCCCTTGGCGTGCTGGGCTTTGCCCCCTTCGCCTGGTTTCCCCTGCTGGCGCTGGGGCAGGGCCTGCTGTTCTGGCTGCTGCTTGATGCCAGCCCGCGCCGGGGACTGGGCCTGGGCTATGCCTATGGCTTGGGCCTGATGGGCCTTGGCGTCAGCTGGCTGCGTATCAGCCTGGCCGAGTTTGCCTATGTGCCGCCTTGGCTGGCGGGCCTTTATACCCTGGGTTTTGTTCTCTGCATGGCCCTGTATTACGGCCTGGCGGGCTGGGCGATAGCGCGCCTGGGGCAGGGTCGCGGCCTGCGGGCACGTCTGCTGTTGCTGGCTCCATCGGTCTGGCTGTTGCTGGAATGGCTGCGTGGCTGGCTGTTTACCGGCTTCCCCTGGCTACAGACCGGCTACGCCTGGATCGACAGCCCCCTGGCGGGCTTCGCCCCCCTGTTCGGGGCGCAGGGCATGGGCCTGCTCGGCCTCTGGCTGGCTGCTGCCCTGGCCTGGCTGCTGATCGGGCCAAGACGCTTGCAGGCCCTGGGCCTGCTGGCGCTGATCCCCCTGGCGGGCCTGTTGCTGCAACAGGCCAGCTGGTCGCAGCCGCTGGGCGGCCCGTTTCGCGTCAGCCTGATCCAGGCCAACATCCCGCAGAGCCTGAAATGGAAGCCGGACCATCTGCGCGAGTCGGTCGCGGCGCACCTGGCACTGACCCGCCAGCACTGGGATAGCCAGCTGATCATCTGGCCGGAAACGGCAGTGCCGGCCATGGCCGGGCGGGTACAGACATCCCTGCTACAGCCGCTGGACCAGGAGGCCCGCGCCCGAGACCTGGAGCTGTTGATCGGCATCCCGCGCGAGAGACCGGGCTCGGCGCAGTATTTCAACAGCCTGCAGAACCTGGGGGGCACGGGGGCGCACTATGCCAAGCGGCATCTGGTGCCCTTTGGTGAATACGTGCCCCTGCCCGGTCTGCTGCAACCCCTGGTGGATGGCCTGGGGGTGGAGATGGTGGATTTTGTGCCGGGTGAGGGGCCGTCATGGCTGCCGGTGCTTGGCCGCTTGGCGGGGATCAGCATCTGTTACGAGGTGGTCTTCGCCAACCTGGTGCGCCAGGCCCTGCCACAGGCAGGCTTTCTGGTGAATGTCAGCAACGACGGCTGGTTTGGTGATTCCCTGGCCCCCTGGCAGCACCTGCAGATTGCCCGTATGCGCGCCCTGGAGACCGGCCGCTACCTGCTGCGCGCAACCAACACCGGTATCTCCGCCATCATCCGCCCCGACGGCAGCCTGCAGGCGCAATCCGGTTTGTTGCAGTCGGGCGTGGTCAGCGGCCAGGTGCAACCCCGGCAGGGTGCCACCCCCTATGTCCGCTGGGGGGATGGGCCAGCACTGGCCCTGGCAATCCTGGGGTTGCTGCTGAGTGCCCGTCTGCCGCCAATGCCGCCGCGGCAGAGGCACAGCAGGGGCAGATAA
- the amrB gene encoding AmmeMemoRadiSam system protein B, with product MDALPQPRIQQPVVAGLFYPAQADRLQQDLASYLRQARLPATDAPPRALIVPHAGYPYSGPVAASAYCLLQAHADRFQRVLLLGPAHRLAFAGLALPSADALRSPLGDMPLDRELCQRLLALPFVQTLDAAFAQEHCLEVQLPFLQTLLDGFQLAPLLIGQSHYAQVTQVLRLVADDPHCLILISSDLSHYQGYSQAQRQDQHSSERILALDAEGLGPEDACGRIGIGGLLELARSLGWRPQLLDLRNSGDTAGARDQVVGYGAYAFF from the coding sequence ATGGATGCATTACCCCAACCCCGAATCCAGCAACCAGTGGTGGCCGGGCTGTTTTATCCCGCCCAGGCCGACCGGCTGCAACAGGATCTGGCCAGCTATCTGCGCCAGGCCCGGCTGCCCGCTACGGATGCCCCGCCCCGCGCCCTGATCGTGCCCCACGCCGGTTATCCCTATTCAGGCCCCGTGGCGGCCAGCGCCTATTGCCTGTTGCAGGCCCATGCCGACCGGTTTCAGCGGGTGCTGCTGCTGGGGCCGGCCCATCGGCTGGCCTTTGCCGGCCTGGCCCTGCCCAGCGCCGATGCCCTGCGCAGTCCGCTGGGGGACATGCCACTGGATCGGGAGCTGTGTCAGCGGCTGCTGGCCTTGCCCTTTGTGCAGACCCTGGATGCCGCTTTCGCCCAGGAGCATTGCCTGGAGGTACAGCTGCCTTTCCTGCAGACCCTGCTGGACGGGTTCCAGCTGGCACCCCTGCTCATTGGCCAGAGCCATTATGCCCAGGTGACCCAGGTGCTGCGCCTGGTGGCCGATGATCCGCACTGTCTCATCCTGATCAGCTCGGACCTGAGTCACTACCAGGGCTACAGCCAGGCCCAGCGCCAGGATCAGCACAGCAGCGAGCGCATCCTCGCCCTGGATGCCGAGGGCCTGGGGCCAGAGGATGCCTGCGGGCGTATTGGTATTGGCGGGTTGTTGGAGCTGGCCAGATCCCTGGGCTGGCGGCCGCAGCTGCTCGA
- a CDS encoding HDOD domain-containing protein, translated as MSLSTDPLDLKQLDANALDHLDEDQLQRLLGGVKIPPRPELLMALQEEKYKEEPSLSRIAKLIGQDVGLTAAVLKCVNSPVFGLSSKLLSAPHAVTFMGLKGTFNLTTALLLKQTFEDDPGLHRFWDSSSEIARLGSYLARQLGNANADEMYLLGLFHDSAIPLMIRQLPGYRQLWGSRRGNGPQLVQQEERRYQTGHPVIGYLMAREWGLPQTVRHAILDHHRADWILDDSKQTPEPHHSLLANLKLAEHMEGLINELVDGEWPHIREQVQGSLGLSDLDLDDLIADMQEMLLDQDD; from the coding sequence GTGAGCCTGTCCACAGACCCGCTTGATCTCAAGCAGCTTGATGCCAATGCCCTGGACCACCTGGATGAAGACCAGCTACAGCGCCTCTTAGGTGGGGTAAAAATCCCGCCGCGCCCCGAGTTGCTGATGGCGCTTCAGGAAGAGAAATACAAGGAAGAACCGAGCCTTAGCCGTATTGCCAAGCTGATCGGCCAGGACGTAGGCCTGACCGCCGCCGTGCTCAAGTGCGTCAACAGCCCCGTTTTTGGCCTCAGCAGCAAGCTGCTCAGCGCGCCCCATGCGGTCACCTTCATGGGACTCAAGGGCACCTTCAACCTGACCACCGCCCTGCTCTTGAAGCAGACCTTTGAGGATGACCCCGGCCTGCACCGGTTCTGGGACAGCTCCAGTGAGATTGCCCGCCTGGGCAGTTATCTGGCCCGGCAGTTGGGCAACGCCAACGCCGATGAAATGTACCTGCTGGGCCTGTTCCACGACAGCGCCATCCCCCTGATGATCCGCCAACTGCCCGGCTACCGGCAGCTGTGGGGCAGCCGCCGGGGCAATGGCCCCCAACTGGTGCAACAAGAAGAGCGTCGTTACCAGACAGGTCACCCGGTAATAGGCTATCTGATGGCACGGGAATGGGGCCTACCGCAGACCGTACGCCATGCCATCCTGGATCATCACCGGGCGGACTGGATCCTGGACGACAGCAAGCAAACCCCCGAGCCCCATCACAGCCTTCTGGCCAATCTCAAGCTGGCCGAACATATGGAGGGCCTGATCAACGAACTGGTCGATGGCGAATGGCCCCACATACGCGAACAGGTACAGGGCAGCCTGGGGCTGAGCGACCTGGACCTGGACGACCTGATCGCCGATATGCAGGAAATGCTGCTGGACCAGGACGACTGA